CATTCCTTCCCGCCGGCAGCGGTTCAGGACGTCGTGCAAGTCGGGGGCTTGGGCGGCCAGCGCGTCGATGCCTTCGTGGAGGTAGCGGTAGCCGGTGGCCTGGGAGACCCCGGCGTCGCGGGCCAGACAGTGCACGCACGCCTGTTCGCGGAACCAGCGCAGCACCAGCACGGCCTGACGGAACGGACCCAGCGCCCGCGACCCCCGCGGAGTGCCCAGCCGTCGCCGGTGGGCGGCCAGCAGTCGTGAAAGGTGATCCACGACATGGCGCGGAACATCGAGCGTGGCAACATAGGTGACCAACGTGAAGCCTCTGGTGGGTCGGACGAGTTCTTGTGGTGAGACCTGTCCTACCAGGGGCTTTACGTCTGCTCACGACCAGGATGAGTTCGTCCGATCCACCCCGAGGCGAGCGGTTCACAACGCTTCGCGAAGATCATTTCTCTGAGAAAACCTCACTCGGCCATCTAGGCCGATAGTGTGGCACTGGATTAAGGGCCTGGCTAGCGAGTTGTCAGATGCCCAGGAGAAGCTCCGGGGTGAAGGGCGCAGAGCCGAGACGACGAGGGCCGCATCAAGTAGATGCAGAAGCAGCTAAAGCTCGACTCCTGACATTGTGCGAAGAGCCGGACTGCGTGAGCGATGCGTGAGCGGACGGGAACGCACCCGTTGGACACGGCGTCACGTCCGCAAGGTCGACAAGCCCTTGAGCAGGCAGAAAAGGACCGAGCGTGAGTACACGATAATATCCGTCACGATCCTTCAGGCCCTCGTAATGCGTAGGTCTCGGGTTCGAATCCCGAAGGCGGCTCCAAGATGAACCCCAGGTCGGTCCTCTGACCTGGGGTTTGCCTTTTGTCGTACCTTGAATTCCGGGTGAATCAGGCATCTGTGGTCTGTGCAGCGCAGTGCGTAGACCGCAGATGCGGTTTCCAGAGGGTGGCTGTGCAGCTCTGGATCGGGTATCTGACCTGGTCTTCTGCCCATCTGGGACCGATCGTGCCGGGCATACGCGATGGATCGTGGTGGACAGACGTGCATGACGCTCCATCAGGACCCACCCATGCCGCGGTGGTGATGGGTGAGTTTGGTCGTCGTAGACGCGGAACGTGCCGCACGAGCCGAGCGGCTCCAGGGACCGGCTCGGGCGCGGCTGTTGCGCAGCGATTCGTACCGCCAACGGGCCCATACTGCATGACCCACACAGTCCGCTCGGCCGCGCGTGCGGGCTCCGGGGGTCTCGCGGCCGTCCGGTTCAACCACGGCAGCATGGCAACGCCGTGCCTCAGGCGTTGGGAGTGCAGGCGCCGCCTGTCCCGACCGGCAGGTCGTCGCCCCGTCTGGCGATGGCGGGATCGCCGGCGGTTCAGCTCGGGCGCTGCCGGAGTCAGGTGCCGGGGGCCTCGAAGGTCTCGATCGTGCAGCGTGCTGCCCCGCTGCGCTCGATCCTGGCGTCGCTGGTGATCAGCGGAACGCCGAAGCTCTCGGCGAGGGCCACGTAATGCGCGTCGTATACGGAGAGGTTGTTCGACAGCTCGCGTACTCGCTGCCACAGGACCAGCGTGGGGTGCAGGTCGAGAGCGAGCGCCTGGTAATCGGTGATTGCCTTGAGGGCCTGTCTTTCCGTGATCTTCGGCTTGCCCCCTCGCCGGCCGCGGGACAGCCCGAAGGCCGCTGAGGTGATCTCGTAGTCCAGCAGGCCCGGCGCTGCGAGAGTATCGGCGCGGCCCACACGCTCACGGATCGCGGTTCCCGTCTTGCCGTGGTCGAGGAGGAAGTGCACAAGGCTGGAGCAGTCAATGACGATCAACGTCGGTCCCGCCCGTCCTCGATGGCGTCGAGGATGTCGGCTGTACCGAGCTCGGTGTGGGTTTCACGCTCCAGGCGTGTGGCCATCTCCGCGAGGGTCGGCTTGACGGCCTCCCGGGCGAGCAGTTCCAGGGCGTACGCCTGAAGCGACTTGCCCGCCTGCGCGGCGCGGACTTTGAGGGCGTTGAGCGTGTCGTCCGGGACATCCCGGATCGTGATCGCGGTCATGCCTTCACTTTAGCATCGATGCAGGCGATATGCAGTCATCGTCGGCGCGGTGCAGCGCCTGGCGGCACAGCTCAACCCGCCGTGCGGCATGGGGCAACGTGATCCCTCCCGGTCTCGTGATGTGTAGGTCCCGGGTTTCGAATCTCGAAGGCGGCTCCGCGAAAGCCCAGGTCGCATGCATGGTGACCTGGGCTTTTTCTTGTCCGTCGGTCCCTTGGCCCCGGGAGGGCGTCGCGTGGCAGAGGGGGCAGGGTCAGGCGCCCGCGGCCGTGTCCGGCTCCTGGGTGCGGAGGGGGCGGAGGGCCGACTCGACGCGGACCATCTCGTCGAGCATCGCCTTTGCCGCGGACTTCATGACGTCGTTGGGGACGATGACCGAGTCGTCGTTGAGGAAGTTGCGGACGAACGGGATGGAGACCGCGTCGTTGAGCGGGATCATCTTGAGGGTGGTGACCACCTGCTTGATCATCTGGGCGGCGCGGGTGCCCGCGGAGACGCCGCCGTAGCTGACCAGGCCGACCGGCTTGTAGTGCCACTCGTTGTGCAGGTAGTCGATGGCGTTCTTCAGCTCGGCGTTGTAGCCGTAGTTGTACTCGGGCATGACGAAGAGGAAGCCGTCGGCCTCGGATATCTTCGCGCTCCAGTCGCGGGTGTGCTGGTGGATGTACTGGGCGAGCCGGGGGTGGTTTGGCTCGTTCATGAACGGCAGGTTCACCTCGGCCAGGTCCACCAGCTCGATGTCGTCGAAACCGCCGTGCTCCCTGGCCTCCGCCTCGATCCACTGGCCGACGGGCAGCCCGACCCTGCCAGGACGGGTACTGGCGACGATGATCTTCAGGTTGGCCATGATGTTCGCTCCGCGTGTGAGGTCGGCCGGGCGCCGTCTTCCGAGGCGTGTGCCCGGCCGGAGGGCGACGTGCTGGTTTCGGTGGAGCCCTCGAGCGTGGCTCGTCCGTCCGGTCTGCCCTGGTGGGAGCCGTATGGTCGGCGCCTGCCGAGTGCTTCCTCATGCACGATAATCACGCCGGATTTCTCCGCCTCCGGCAGGGTCGGGAGGGTTACGGCCGCCTTGCCTCGGCGACGCGCGTGAGTACGCGTGCCGTGCTCGCCAGGATCTCCGGCTCCGCGCGGCGCATGAACGTGCCGACCAGGCTGTCCGGGCCGTAGCGGGCGGTGATCTCGTCGATCCGGTCCAACGGGTTCGTGGGGGCGCCGTCCGGCGTCGTGTTCATGTCGCAGTGGCAGAGCGCGTCGGCCAGCCGGCTGTCGGGGCGCGGGAACGCCGCTTCCAGTTCGTCCCTCAGGCCCCGGGCCTCGGCCTCCATCCACGCGTGCGTGTGGTGCGCCACCAGGCACACCACCCGCTCATCGGCGTGCGCCACCCCTCGGAGGTACCGTGCGCCGTCGAGCGGGTGGAAACCGGTTCTGACGAGGTCCGGCGCGTAGCCGATGTCGTGGAGCACGGCGGCTGCCGTCAGCAGGCCGGCATCCTGGCCGAGGATAGGCGTGAGCGTCCTCGCACGCTCGGCGACGCCCCGCGAGTGCGCCCAGCGGCGCGGCAGCGGGGCGGCGAGCAGCGACTCGGCCAGCGGGTAGGCCCACTCGGTCAGCGACGGCACGGCGGTCCTCTCCGTTCCGTGTCCATGGTCCGGTTCCCTCTGGAGGTCGACTTTCCTCTGGAGTCCGGTTCCGTGTGGAGTCCGGTTCCGTCTGGAGGTCGACTTTCCTCTGGAGTCCGGCTCCCTCTGGACTCCGGCTTCCCCGGAGTCCGGCTCTCCTTCCTCAGCTCCCCGTCGTTCTCCGCATGTGCCTGAACGCCCACACCGCGAGGATGTCCGCGACGAACTCGGCGTCCTTCGGGGCGGTGAGGAGGTGGTCGGCGCCGTCCAGGGCGATGAAGCTCTTCGGGTGGAGGGCCGCGTCGAAGATGCGGCGGGCGTTGTCGACGCCCACGGTGTCGTCCGTGGGGGAGTGCATGACGAGCAGGGGGACGCCGAGCCGGGCTATGCGTTCCGCCTGGGGCTGGGCGGCGATGTCCGCCAGGAAGCTCCGGCTGATGCGGAACGTGCGGCCGGCGAGGCGGACCTCCGCCTCTCCGTCGCGTTCGATCGCGGTGGTCCGGTCGCCCAGCAGGTGCGTCACGTGGGCCGGGTCGGCCGGGGCGCCGATGGTGGCGACGGCCCGTGTCTCGGGGATGTCGTGCGCCGCCGCCAGGACCGCGGCGCCGCCCAGCGAGTGTCCTATGAGGAGGCTCGGCGCCTCGAACTCGCGTCGCAGGTGCGCCGACGCGGCGACCAGATCGCCCACGTTCGAGCTGAAGTCGGTGTTGCCGAAGTCGCCCCCGGACTGGCCCAGGCCCGTGAAGTCGAAGCGCAGGACGCCGATGCCGTGCCGGGTGAGGGCCCTGGAGATGCGTGAGGCCGCGACCGTGTCCTTGCCGCAGGTGAAGCAGTGCGCGAACAGTGCGAAGGAGTCGGGCTCCGTCGCGGGCAGTTCCAGCCGTCCGGCCAGGGGCGCCCCCTGCGATCCGGGGAACTCGATTCTCCTGTGCGTGGCCGCCGCGGGGCTCGGCATGTGCTTCCTCTCTGGCTCGGCGCCGGCCCGGTTCCGTCGGGCTCGGACAGTTCGGCGCCGTCGGACAGCGCGTGTCCGGCGCATCACGCGGATGCGGGTCCGGTCGCGTTGTCCGACGGCGTTGTACGGCTGCATTGTGCGCGTCGGCGGGTGACTGGATGAGGCCGGGGCCGCGGGGTCGGCCACCGGGCGCCGGCCTCCCGGCGTCGCTGCCCCTCGGTGTCGATGTCAGTGCGTGTGCGGCGTCACGCGGGGGAAGTCGACGTCGGTGTCGACCAACTCGTTGAAGTAGTTGGTCAGGACGTTCAGGGCGACGTTCGCGACGACCTCCGCGATCTCCGCGTCCGTGACGCCGGCCGCCCGCGCGGCCTCGATCGCCTGCTCCCCGCCCTGGCCGCGGCCTTCGAGGACGGTGTGGGCCAGGGTCAGGATGGCCTGGACGTGCGGGTCCTCGGACTTGGCCTCGCGGGCCGCCGCCAGCTCGGCCTCGCTGAGCTTGGCGAACTTGCCGCCGGTGAAGGTGTGGGCCGAGAGGCAGTAGGTGCAGCCGTTGAACTCGGCGGACAGGATGGAGATGCGCTCCCTGACGGGGAAGGGCAGCACGCCGCCGGCCAGGGCGCCGTTCAGGGCGTGGTAGCCCTTCACCGCGGCGGGGCTGTTGACCAGGGTCTTGAAGAGGTTGGGGACCGAGCCCAGCGCCTTCTTCGTCTCGTCGAGCTGCACGGCGGCCTTGCCGGTCGCGGTGGCCTGGTCGATCTGCGGGAGTCGTGACATCGGGGTAACCCTCTCCATTCGTGCCGGCCGCCCATGCGGCCTGCTCTCTGACGTGTTCGGCGCGTTCGGTGCGTGCGGACGCGTTCGGTGCCTGTGGCTGCGCCGGCCCGGTCTCGTCCGCCTCCTCCTGCCTTGCTTTCGGAGGCTGGTGGCCGTCTAACGCTTGGGCCGCGTTCAACCGTTAGTGACTATGGCATGGTCCTGGGCGACTGTCAAATGGTTGGAGAGAGAGAAAGCATTAGGGGTGAGGTACGGTGGAGTGCATGGGACAGAGTGAGACGGCCGTGGAGCTGCCGCTGCTGGGCGAGCCCCTTCCGGTCGAGCTGATGAACACGCTCCACCTGAGCAGGCTCGGGGGGCCGTACGACGTGGTCGGGAACGCGTCGCAGGCGGCCGTGTGGGTCGACGCCGTCGCGCCACGCCTGCCAGTGGTCGTGGGCGGCGGGCAGGCGGCCGACGTGACGGGTCTGGGCGAGGCGGACGGAGGGCGGCTGCGCGCGTTGCGTGACGCCCTGCGCGTGCTGGCCGCGGAGGTCACCGGAGCGCCCCCGCAGTTCCTCTCGGACGCGGATCCGACGCGGCAGGAGGCGCTCGACACGGTGAACGGGCTCAGCGGCCTGGCCCGCGTCTGGCCGGAGATGGCGTGGCCGGACGGCGCGGAGCCCGAGGCCGTGTTCGGCTCGACCGCCGGCTTCGGTGACCGCGTGGTGTCCCTGCTCGCCCGGCAGGCGGTCGACCTCTTCACGGGACCGGACCGGGCCCGGCTGCGGGCCTGCCTGGCACCCGGCTGCGACCGGTACTTCATCAAGCAGCACTCCCGCAGGGAGTGGTGCACCAGCGCCTGCGGCAACCGGGCGCGGGTGGCCCGCCACTACCGGCGGCACCACGGAGGCGCCGCGGAGTCGGGCGGCGCCGCCGCGCACCGGGGGTAGCGGCCGCGGCCAGGCGCGCCGGTTCCCGGCAGGGTGCGCCGGGGTCTCGGGCCGGTCGCTAGTCCGCCGTCAGGTCCGCGAAGCGCTGGGCCACCGTGTGCCAGGTCCTCGCGGATTCCGGTTCCGCGGCCAGGGCGTGGCGGTGGAGGGCCGCGCGGTCGGCGCCGTGGGCCGTGAGGCGGGCCTCGCCCCAGTTCGGGATGCGGTCGGCGCCGGCCTCCGGGTGGAACTGCACGCCCCACGCCGCCGGGCCGAGCCGGAACGCCTGGTGGGGGCAGTCGGCCGAGGACGCGAGCCACGTGGCGCCGGCCGGGAGGCGGGTGATCTGGTCGACGTGGTTCTGGATCGCCGTCACCTCCGGTGGCAGGCCGCCGAAGAGCGGGTCGTCCGAGGACTCCCGGCGCAGCGTCAGCCGGACGCTCCCGAACTCCGGCGTGCCGTGCGAGGGCTTCACCTCGCCGCCCGCGTGCTGTGCCAGCAACTGGCCGCCCAGGCAGATGCCGAAGTACGGCACCGCGCGCTCCAGGGCCTCGTCCACCAGGCGCCGTACCGCCCGCAGCCAGGGGGCGCGCTCCTCGTCGTCCGGCATGAAGCCGCCGCCCAGCACGATCAGCGCGTCGTGGGCGAGGCGTTCCGGCAGGCGTGCGCCCGCGTGCGGCTGGACCACCTCCTGAGCCAGCCCCGCTTCGGCGAGCCAGGGAGCCCAGCGGCCCGGACCGCCGTTCCTCGTGTTCTGCACCACCAGTGCCGTTGCCACGGTGTCAGCCTATGTGGGTGTCGGCTTCTGCTGGCGTTGGCGTTGGCGTTGGCGTTGGCGTTGGCGTTGGCGTCGGCGTCGGCGTCGGCGTCGGCGTTGGCCTCAGCCTCTCCCTCTGCCGGCGGTGGTGGCGGGACGCTCCGGTTCTCATGCGCCTGGGTGCGCGCCGGCGTTCGCCAGGTGCGCCCCGGGCCTCGTTCGCCGAGGTGCGCGTCATTCGCTGCGATACGCGTCGATCACCCGCCTGATCACCCTCGCCGTCGTGTCCAGTTCCTCCGGTGCGCAGTCGTGCAGGGCCTCGGCGAGCCAGCGCCGGCCGGTGGCCTGGGCGCGGTCGACCAGGTTCCGGCCGTCCTCGGTGACCGTGATCTGCCGTACGCGGTGGTCCCGGGGGTCCGTGAGGAAGGTGACGAGTCCCTGCTGTCCCAGGCGGCGTACCTCGCGGCTGACGTGGGAGGCGCGGACCATCAGGGCCTGGGCGAGTTCGCCCATCCGCATCGGTGCGGGCGCCGACGCGAGGGTGCGCAGCAGGGCGAGGGAGGCGCGGTCCACCGGCACCTCCGCCTCCGTGCGCAGGCGTGTGTGGGCGCGTGGGCCCGCCATGGCGTAGGCGAGGTCGGCGAGGGAGCGGTACAGCTCGGCCGCCGCGGGGTCCGGGTCCGGGTGCGGTTCCGGTTGTTCGGTGTCGGGGGGTTCCGGAGGGCGTTGCCGTTCCCCTTCCTTGCGTTCCGGGTTCCTCTGCCCGCTTTCCGGCTGCACGCCGGACTCCGCCCCTGTCCCGGCACCGGCTCCGCCTTCGTCTTGGTCCACCCGCCGATAGTGGCCTATGCGAGGGGCGTCTCCCAGTCACTTTCGCCGCGGACGCGGGCGAGCGGGCACCGGCGGGCACGGGCGGACGCCGATGGGCGCCGGCGGGGCCGCCGGACCCCGGCCGCTCCCGGTCCTGGTGAGGGCGCCGTCGTGTGGATCGAGCGCCGCGGCCGTGCATGGCCAGAAAGTTGCCCTATACACCTAGGCCCCCTTCTTCGCAGGTGATGGGAGTGTTACGTTCCGCTGAGGAAGTGCTTGCTTTTGTTAAGTAACGCACTCGCCCGGCAACCACCGTCCCTGGGAAACCCCCATCTGCTCCGGGAAGGAAGGCCATGACCGAGACCTCCACCACAGCCCCCGCGTCACCCCCCAAGTGGACCAACGAGCGCGCCGCCGGCTGCCCCTTCGACCCCTCCCCCTCACGGTCCCGGCTCCTCGCGACGGAACCGGTGTCCAAGGTGACCCTGTGGAACGGCGTCACGGCCTGGCTGGTCAGCCGGCACGCCGACCAGGTCGCGCTGCTCAGGGACCCGCGCATCAGCGCCGACAGCGCCCACCCCGGGTTCCCGGTCACCAGCGCGGCGCAGGAGGTCTCGCGCACGCACAACCGCACGTTCATCGTCATGGACGAGCCCGAGCACAACGCGGAACGCCGCAAGTTCACGGGGGAGTTCACGCTCCGGCGCATGCAGGCACTCAGGCCCCGGATCGAGGCGATCATCGACGAGCTGCTGGACGCGATGGAGCAGGCGGGGCCGCCGGCCGACCTGGTCCAGGCGTTCGCGCTGCCGCTGCCGTCCCTGGTGATCTGCGAACTGCTGGGCGTGCCCTACGAGGACCATGACTTCTTCCAGCGCGCCAGCTCCGTCCTGATCGACACCAAGAGCTCGGCCGAGGACGCGCTCACCGCCTCCAGGGAACTGGTCGGCTACCTGGCCGACCTCGTCCGCGTCAAGGTCGACCGGCCCGGCGACGACCTGCTCAGCCGGCTCGCCACCGAGTACGTGGCCACGGGCAGGCGCACGACGGAGGACTGCGCCAAGGAGGCCAGGCTGCTCCTGGTGGCCGGGCACGAGACCACGGCCAACATGATCGCCCTCGGTACCTGCGCGCTGCTCCAGCGGCCGGACCAGCTGGCCGCCGTCCGCGACGGCGATCCGGCGCGGGTCGCGAACGCCGTGGAGGAACTGCTGCGTTACCTGACCATCACGCACATGGGGCGGCGGCGCGTCGCCCTCGCCGACGTCGAGGTGGGCGGGCAGGTCATCAAGGCCGGGGACGCGGTGATCTGCGCGACCGACGTGGGGAACCGGGATCCGGAGGTCTTCGAGGACCCCGACCGCCTCGACGTGGACCGCGCAACTCCGCGCCGGCACCTCGCGTTCGGGTCCGGGCCGCATCAGTGCCTCGGTCAGAACCTGGCCAGGATCGAACTGCAGCTTGCGTATCCGGCCCTTCTGCGACGGTTTCCCACGTTGCGGCTGGATCAGGCGGCGGAGGAGGTTTCGT
The nucleotide sequence above comes from Streptomyces sp. TS71-3. Encoded proteins:
- a CDS encoding antitoxin, yielding MTAITIRDVPDDTLNALKVRAAQAGKSLQAYALELLAREAVKPTLAEMATRLERETHTELGTADILDAIEDGRDRR
- a CDS encoding type 1 glutamine amidotransferase — protein: MATALVVQNTRNGGPGRWAPWLAEAGLAQEVVQPHAGARLPERLAHDALIVLGGGFMPDDEERAPWLRAVRRLVDEALERAVPYFGICLGGQLLAQHAGGEVKPSHGTPEFGSVRLTLRRESSDDPLFGGLPPEVTAIQNHVDQITRLPAGATWLASSADCPHQAFRLGPAAWGVQFHPEAGADRIPNWGEARLTAHGADRAALHRHALAAEPESARTWHTVAQRFADLTAD
- a CDS encoding HD domain-containing protein, whose amino-acid sequence is MPSLTEWAYPLAESLLAAPLPRRWAHSRGVAERARTLTPILGQDAGLLTAAAVLHDIGYAPDLVRTGFHPLDGARYLRGVAHADERVVCLVAHHTHAWMEAEARGLRDELEAAFPRPDSRLADALCHCDMNTTPDGAPTNPLDRIDEITARYGPDSLVGTFMRRAEPEILASTARVLTRVAEARRP
- a CDS encoding MarR family transcriptional regulator, yielding MDQDEGGAGAGTGAESGVQPESGQRNPERKEGERQRPPEPPDTEQPEPHPDPDPAAAELYRSLADLAYAMAGPRAHTRLRTEAEVPVDRASLALLRTLASAPAPMRMGELAQALMVRASHVSREVRRLGQQGLVTFLTDPRDHRVRQITVTEDGRNLVDRAQATGRRWLAEALHDCAPEELDTTARVIRRVIDAYRSE
- a CDS encoding type II toxin-antitoxin system VapC family toxin, which codes for MIVIDCSSLVHFLLDHGKTGTAIRERVGRADTLAAPGLLDYEITSAAFGLSRGRRGGKPKITERQALKAITDYQALALDLHPTLVLWQRVRELSNNLSVYDAHYVALAESFGVPLITSDARIERSGAARCTIETFEAPGT
- a CDS encoding ABATE domain-containing protein; this translates as MGQSETAVELPLLGEPLPVELMNTLHLSRLGGPYDVVGNASQAAVWVDAVAPRLPVVVGGGQAADVTGLGEADGGRLRALRDALRVLAAEVTGAPPQFLSDADPTRQEALDTVNGLSGLARVWPEMAWPDGAEPEAVFGSTAGFGDRVVSLLARQAVDLFTGPDRARLRACLAPGCDRYFIKQHSRREWCTSACGNRARVARHYRRHHGGAAESGGAAAHRG
- a CDS encoding carboxymuconolactone decarboxylase family protein produces the protein MSRLPQIDQATATGKAAVQLDETKKALGSVPNLFKTLVNSPAAVKGYHALNGALAGGVLPFPVRERISILSAEFNGCTYCLSAHTFTGGKFAKLSEAELAAAREAKSEDPHVQAILTLAHTVLEGRGQGGEQAIEAARAAGVTDAEIAEVVANVALNVLTNYFNELVDTDVDFPRVTPHTH
- a CDS encoding cytochrome P450, producing MTETSTTAPASPPKWTNERAAGCPFDPSPSRSRLLATEPVSKVTLWNGVTAWLVSRHADQVALLRDPRISADSAHPGFPVTSAAQEVSRTHNRTFIVMDEPEHNAERRKFTGEFTLRRMQALRPRIEAIIDELLDAMEQAGPPADLVQAFALPLPSLVICELLGVPYEDHDFFQRASSVLIDTKSSAEDALTASRELVGYLADLVRVKVDRPGDDLLSRLATEYVATGRRTTEDCAKEARLLLVAGHETTANMIALGTCALLQRPDQLAAVRDGDPARVANAVEELLRYLTITHMGRRRVALADVEVGGQVIKAGDAVICATDVGNRDPEVFEDPDRLDVDRATPRRHLAFGSGPHQCLGQNLARIELQLAYPALLRRFPTLRLDQAAEEVSYRTEMVVYGVHGLPVAW
- a CDS encoding NADPH-dependent FMN reductase translates to MANLKIIVASTRPGRVGLPVGQWIEAEAREHGGFDDIELVDLAEVNLPFMNEPNHPRLAQYIHQHTRDWSAKISEADGFLFVMPEYNYGYNAELKNAIDYLHNEWHYKPVGLVSYGGVSAGTRAAQMIKQVVTTLKMIPLNDAVSIPFVRNFLNDDSVIVPNDVMKSAAKAMLDEMVRVESALRPLRTQEPDTAAGA
- a CDS encoding S9 family peptidase — protein: MPSPAAATHRRIEFPGSQGAPLAGRLELPATEPDSFALFAHCFTCGKDTVAASRISRALTRHGIGVLRFDFTGLGQSGGDFGNTDFSSNVGDLVAASAHLRREFEAPSLLIGHSLGGAAVLAAAHDIPETRAVATIGAPADPAHVTHLLGDRTTAIERDGEAEVRLAGRTFRISRSFLADIAAQPQAERIARLGVPLLVMHSPTDDTVGVDNARRIFDAALHPKSFIALDGADHLLTAPKDAEFVADILAVWAFRHMRRTTGS